The following is a genomic window from Actinomadura sp. WMMB 499.
CGAGCTGCGCGCCCGCGGCTGGTCCGTGCCGGGGCGCCCCACCGAGGCCTGAGCCGGCCGGACCGCGCGGCCGGCACGGCGCCGGGGGTGCCCGCGGGCCGGTAGCCTGATGCGCCGGGGCTCGTACGGGGGGACACGCACGCCGAGACGGCGCGACGAGCACCGCCCGTTCGCCCGGCGGCAGCGCCGCGGGGCGCTCCGACGAACAGAGAAGGGGAGCGATCGTGCCGCTCGTCATCGCCATGGACGGACCCTCCGGGTCGGGCAAGTCGAGCGCGTCCAAGGGCGTGGCCCGCGCGCTGGGCCTGCGCTACCTGGACACGGGCGCCATGTACCGCGCCATGACCTGGTGGATGCTGCGCGCCGGGGTGCCGGTGGAGGACGCGAGCGCCGTCGCGGCCCGCGCGCTGGAGCCGGCGATCGAGTGCGGCACCGATCCGGACGCGCCGGCGATCGCGGTCGACGGCGCGGACGTGTCCGGGCCGATCCGCACGCGCGAGGTCACCAACGCGGTCAGCGCGGTCAGCTCCGTCCCCGCGGTCCGTACCCGGCTGGTCGATCTGCAGCGCGAGATCATCGGTGCGGGCGGCATCGTGGTCGAGGGCCGCGACATCGGCACGGTGGTCGCGCCGGACGCCGCGGTCAAGGTGTTCCTGACCGCGAGCGAGGAGGTGCGGGCGGCCCGCCGGGCGAAGGAACTGGAGGCCGACCCGGACGTGTCGGTGCAGGTCACGCAGGCCGAGCAGGCCCGCCGGGACCGGATCGACTCGACCCGGAAGGCGTCGCCGCTGACGAAGGCGGCCGGCGCGCACGAGATCGACTCGACCGAGCTGGGGCTCGACGAGGTCATCGAGGCGGTCGTCCGCCTCGCCAAAGAGCGGGAGTGAGCGGGCCGCAAGGCGCCCGCCGGGGAAGCACAGTGAGCGAATACGAGATCGATACGGTCGACATGGAGACGGTCGACGTCGGCGCCGAGGTGGGCGCGGACGAGGGGCCGGCGCCGGTAGTGGCGGTCGTCGGCCGCCCGAACGTCGGCAAGTCCACCCTGGTCAACCGGATCCTGGGACGCCGCGAGGCCGTCGTCGAGGACGTGCCGGGCGTCACCCGGGACCGGGTCGCCTACGACGCGACGTGGAGCGGGCGGCGGTTCACCGTCGTCGACACCGGCGGCTGGCTGCCGGACTCCTCCGGGCTGGCGGCGGCGATCGCCGAGCAGGCGAGGCTGGCGGTCGACCTCGCCGACGTCGTGATGTTCGTGGTCGACGCGACCGTGGGCGCCACCGACGTGGACGAGGCCGTCGTGGAGATCCTGCGGCGCGCGGGCAAGCCGGTCGTGCTGGTCGCCAACAAGGTCGACGGCGTGGCCGCGGAGGCGGACGCCGCGATGCTGTGGTCGCTCGGTATCGGCGAGCCGCACCCGGTCAGCGCCCTGCACGGGCGCGGCAGCGGCGACCTGCTGGACGCGGTACTGGAGGCGCTGCCCGCGGAGGCCCCCGCGGAGACGTTCGGGGAGGCGGGCGGCCCGCGGCGGGTCGCGCTGCTGGGACGCCCGAACGTCGGCAAGTCGAGCCTGCTGAACAAGCTGGCGGGGGAGAACCGCGCGGTCGTCGACGCGGTCGCGGGGACGACCCGGGACCCGGTCGACGAGCTGATCGAGCTGGGCGGCCGGGAGTGGCGGTTCATCGACACCGCCGGGATCCGGCGGCGGCACCGGGAGAACCAGGGCGCCGACTTCTACGCGACGCTGCGGACGCAGTCCGCGCTGGAGCGGGCCGAGGTCGCGGTGGTCCTCGTCGACGCGGAGGAGCCCCTCGCCGAGCAGGACCTGCGGATCGTCTCGATGGTGATCGACTCGGGCCGCGCCCTGGTCATCGCCTACAACAAGTGGGATCTGCTGGACGAGGAGCGCCGCCACTACCTGGAGCGCGAGATCGACCGGCAGCTGCACAACGCCCGCTGGGCCCCGCGCGTGAACATCTCCGCGAAGACCGGACGGCACGTGGAGAAGCTCGTCCCCGGCATCGACACGGCCCTCGAGGGCTGGGGCACCCGGGTGCCGACGTCCAAGCTGAACCAGTTCTTCGCCGACCTGGTGAACTCCCACCCGCACCCGGTGCGCGGCGGCAAGCAGCCGCGGGTGCTGTTCGCGACGCAGGCGGGCGTGCGGCCGCCGCGGTTCG
Proteins encoded in this region:
- the der gene encoding ribosome biogenesis GTPase Der, encoding METVDVGAEVGADEGPAPVVAVVGRPNVGKSTLVNRILGRREAVVEDVPGVTRDRVAYDATWSGRRFTVVDTGGWLPDSSGLAAAIAEQARLAVDLADVVMFVVDATVGATDVDEAVVEILRRAGKPVVLVANKVDGVAAEADAAMLWSLGIGEPHPVSALHGRGSGDLLDAVLEALPAEAPAETFGEAGGPRRVALLGRPNVGKSSLLNKLAGENRAVVDAVAGTTRDPVDELIELGGREWRFIDTAGIRRRHRENQGADFYATLRTQSALERAEVAVVLVDAEEPLAEQDLRIVSMVIDSGRALVIAYNKWDLLDEERRHYLEREIDRQLHNARWAPRVNISAKTGRHVEKLVPGIDTALEGWGTRVPTSKLNQFFADLVNSHPHPVRGGKQPRVLFATQAGVRPPRFVLFTSGFLEEGYRRFIERRLREEFGFAGTPLDVTMKIREKRGKNRK
- the cmk gene encoding (d)CMP kinase, with the translated sequence MPLVIAMDGPSGSGKSSASKGVARALGLRYLDTGAMYRAMTWWMLRAGVPVEDASAVAARALEPAIECGTDPDAPAIAVDGADVSGPIRTREVTNAVSAVSSVPAVRTRLVDLQREIIGAGGIVVEGRDIGTVVAPDAAVKVFLTASEEVRAARRAKELEADPDVSVQVTQAEQARRDRIDSTRKASPLTKAAGAHEIDSTELGLDEVIEAVVRLAKERE